GTGGCGCTGGCGCTGTCGGACCTGATGGGCTGAGCGCCCCAGGGTTCGCGCCCGCCGCGAATCCGCTGATTTCCTGGTTGTGACGATGGCCCGCCCGGCATGCCGCCGGCGGGCCTTTTTTCATGGCGCCGGCTACTCGGCCACGGCGTCGCCGGGCACGGCCAGGCTGACCAGCCAGCGCCGCACGACCTGCTCCTCGTCGGGCGTCAGCCCCGCGCGCAACTCGCGGTCCACCGCGCTCGCGCGGACCTTGCACTGCGCCAGCAGCGCCGTGCCGGCGTCGGTCAGCGCGATGGTCTGGATGCGGCCGTGCACCGGGTGCGGCTGCCGGGCGATGGCGCCCATCTTCTCCAGGTTGCCCATGATCACGCTGACCGTCTGCGGCGTCAGCAGCGCCAGCCGTGCCACGTCGGCGCCCGACGCGCCCGGGTAGGCGCCGAGCATCGTCAGCACGAAGAACTGCGGCAGCGTGACGCCAAGGTCCGCCAGCGCGCGTTCCATCCGCAGCCGGTTGGCGGCGCTGGCCTGGCGCAGCAGATAGGCCAGGTAGCCGCTTTCGCCACGCTTGCCCTCGCCGGGTGCCGGGATTTCCACCTCCGGCGGCGTGTCGCCGGTTGTTTTCCCTTTCGATGCAGGGGTCTTTGCCATGTTGTCAGAGTTCTTACATTAATCTTCGAGCTCTGACATCTTACTCCAGGAGCCCCCGATGGACTTTCAGAATTTCACGCAGCTCGCCCCGGACGTGTATGCGTCGCTGGGTGGCGTCAGCAAGGCGGTGACGGCCTCGGGCCTGGACAAGGCGCTGGTCGAACTGGTCAAGCTGCGCGTCTCGCAAATCAACGGCTGCGCGTTCTGCCTGCAATTCCACCTGAACATCGCGCGCAAGCTCGATATCGATCCGCGCAAGTTCGACCTGCTGGCCGGCTGGCGCGACGCCGGCCTCTACACCGAGCGCGAGCGCGCCGCGCTGGACTGGGCCGAGGCGCTGACGCGGCTGGCCGATGCCGGCACCCCCGGCCCCCGCGACGCCGCCCTGGCCCGCGCGCGCGCCGTGTTCGACGAGAAGGAGCTGGTCAACCTGGCCGCCGCCGTGGCCACCATCAACGCCTGGAACCGTATCGCCGTCGGCCTGCATTTTCCGCCGCCGCCGGCCGAGGCACCGCGCGGAGGCCAGCAATGAGCGACCGCATCGCCGACCGCATCGCAATCCGCCGGCTGGAAACGGCCGAGGAAGTTGCCGCCGCCTTCCCGCTGATGCACCAGCTACGCCCGCACCTGACGGACGCCGCCGAACTGGTCACGCGCTGGCGCCGCCAGACCGGCGACGGCTACCACCTGGCCGGCCTGTGGGACGACGGCGCGCTGGTGGCGCTGGCCGGCTACCGGCTGGCCGACAACCTGATCGTCGGCCAGCACCTGTATGTCGATGACCTGGTCACCGACGCCCACGCGCGCAGCGGCGGGTACGGCCGCCGGCTGATGGACTGGCTCAAGGCCGAAACGGCGGCGGCCGGCTGCACCCAGCTCGTGCTGGACACCCCGCTGACCAACGTGCTGGGCCACCGCTTCTACTACCGCAACGGCCTGCTGGCGCGGGCGCTGCGCTTCTATTTCCCGATCGACTGAATCCCGGCCCGGCCGGAACGACCCATGGCAACCCTGCTTCACCTGAACGTCAGCCCGCGTGGCGACACCTCCACCAGCCGCCGCGCGGGCCAGCTGGTCCGCGAACAACTGGCCGCGCACCACGGCACGCTGACCGTGATCGAGCGCGACCTCGCCGCCAGCCCGCTGCCGCCGATCGACGCGGCCTTCACGCACGCCAACCTGGCCGTGGCGGCCGGCCATGCGGACGTGGACCGGGCCGCGCTGGCGCTGTCCGAGACGCTGAT
This sequence is a window from Cupriavidus pauculus. Protein-coding genes within it:
- a CDS encoding GNAT family N-acetyltransferase; its protein translation is MSDRIADRIAIRRLETAEEVAAAFPLMHQLRPHLTDAAELVTRWRRQTGDGYHLAGLWDDGALVALAGYRLADNLIVGQHLYVDDLVTDAHARSGGYGRRLMDWLKAETAAAGCTQLVLDTPLTNVLGHRFYYRNGLLARALRFYFPID
- a CDS encoding MarR family winged helix-turn-helix transcriptional regulator, which encodes MAKTPASKGKTTGDTPPEVEIPAPGEGKRGESGYLAYLLRQASAANRLRMERALADLGVTLPQFFVLTMLGAYPGASGADVARLALLTPQTVSVIMGNLEKMGAIARQPHPVHGRIQTIALTDAGTALLAQCKVRASAVDRELRAGLTPDEEQVVRRWLVSLAVPGDAVAE
- a CDS encoding carboxymuconolactone decarboxylase family protein, with the translated sequence MDFQNFTQLAPDVYASLGGVSKAVTASGLDKALVELVKLRVSQINGCAFCLQFHLNIARKLDIDPRKFDLLAGWRDAGLYTERERAALDWAEALTRLADAGTPGPRDAALARARAVFDEKELVNLAAAVATINAWNRIAVGLHFPPPPAEAPRGGQQ